The following proteins come from a genomic window of Miscanthus floridulus cultivar M001 chromosome 2, ASM1932011v1, whole genome shotgun sequence:
- the LOC136530594 gene encoding calmodulin-binding transcription activator 3-like isoform X2, with translation MADTRKFVLPGQPPDISQILQEAQKRWLRPTEICEILSNYKLFSIAAEPPNMPRSGSLFLFDRKVLRYFRKDGHNWRKKKDGKTVKEAHEKLKAGSIDVLHCYYAHGEENENFQRRTYWLLEEDFTHIVLVHYLEVKGCKQSFNRVKEEFMQLSNVDSPSCSNSITSQNQMDPQNMEAAESPISGQISEYEDTEPDNCRASSRYHPLAEMQQLVDGVITENMLYPSASTVDSRQGYHGEMLPITDNLDSRSFSHHDIARMLDGTNIGLSDVSSTLFDSVPFNDPFANYSAGFTEPTLHSSFACLEANNLDDSSCLQTFTSEALYTNHLSQKEADALGFTGILASEVNGDRYNDGSIKHPLLKQSSLDLLTIETPGLKKHDSFSRWMSKELEEVVDLGIKSTSDAFWSSIETVKVPDGSNVLSNDQLDAYVVSPSLSQDQLFSILDVSPSCAYIGTNTKVSVTGTFLVNKEHVENHKWSCMFGDVEVPVEVLTDGTLRCYAPAHQSGRVPFYVTCSNRVACSEVREFEYRDSDAQYMETSRSQANGVNEMHLHIRLEKLLTLGPDDHHMLAISSGNEKYEIINAINSLMLDGKWSNQESSSVKEVVSTARVQSLKKLVKEKLHQWLICKVNDDGKGPNVLCKEGQGVIHLVAALGYDWAIRPIMVAGVNVNFRDAHGWTALHWAASLGRERTVSVLMANGAAAGALTDPTSEFPSGRSPADLASVNGHKGIAGFLAESALTSHLSALTIRESNDSTVEVCGLPVAEDLTGIDSAQLAVEGPQTDSLEGSLSAVRKSTQAAARIFQAFRVESFHRKKVVEYGDDDCGLSDERTLSLVSLKNVKPGQHDTHLHSAAVRIQNKFRGWKGRKEFMIIRHRIVKLQAHVRGHQVRKNYRKVVWTVGIVEKVILRWRRKRPGLRGFQPQKQLEGPSQIQPAKAEDEYDFLHDGRRQAEARLQRALARVRSMSQYPEAREQYNRLTTCVAEMKQSRMMQDEMLSEAAGGADDFMAGLEELICIDDAPMSAIW, from the exons ATGGCGGACACCCGCAAATTCGTGCTGCCCGGCCAGCCCCCAG ACATCTCGCAGATATTGCAGGAGGCTCAGAAGCGGTGGCTGCGGCCCACCGAAATCTGCGAGATATTGTCCAACTACAAGCTCTTCTCCATCGCGGCCGAGCCGCCCAACATGCCCAGGA GTGGCTCCCTTTTTCTATTTGATCGCAAAGTACTGAGGTACTTCAGAAAGGATGGCCACAACTGGAGAAAGAAAAAGGATGGGAAGACTGTCAAAGAAGCTCATGAGAAACTGAAA GCTGGCAGCATTGATGTACTCCATTGCTACTATGCCCATGGAGAGGAGAATGAAAACTTTCAAAGGCGAACATATTGGCTGTTGGAAGA GGATTTCACTCATATTGTTCTTGTACATTACCTAGAAGTCAAG GGATGCAAGCAAAGTTTCAATCGTGTGAAAGAAGAATTTATGCAGTTATCCAATGTTGATAGTCCTTCATGTTCAAATTCTATCACTAGTCAGAACCAGATGGACCCACAAAATATGGAGGCTGCTGAAAGCCCAATAAGCGGACAGATTTCAGAATATGAAGACACTGAACCAG ATAATTGCCGAGCAAGCTCCAGATACCACCCTCTCGCTGAGATGCAGCAGCTTGTGGATGGAGTCATAACAGAAAACATGTTATACCCTTCCGCTTCAACTGTTGATAGTAGACAAG GTTATCATGGTGAAATGCTGCCAATAACAGATAACTTAGATAGCCGTTCATTTTCTCACCACGACATAGCTAGAATGCTCGATGGCACCAACATTGGGCTAAGCGATGTTTCCAGCACTCTGTTTGATTCAGTGCCATTCAACGACCCCTTTGCAAATTATTCAGCTGGGTTCACAGAGCCAACACTCCATTCTTCATTTGCCTGCTTAGAGGCTAACAATCTGGACGATAGCTCTTGTTTGCAGACATTTACATCTGAGGCTCTATACACTAACCACCTCAGCCAGAAGGAAGCTGATGCACTGGGTTTCACTGGCATATTGGCATCAGAG GTGAACGGAGATAGATATAATGATGGTAGCATCAAACATCCACTCTTGAAGCAGTCATCATTGGATCTATTGACGATTGAGACTCCTGGTTTGAAGAAACATGACAGCTTTTCAAGATGGATGAGTAAAGAACTTGAAGAAGTGGTTGATTTGGGTATTAAATCCACTTCTGATGCTTTCTGGAGTAGCATTGAGACAGTGAAGGTGCCTGATGGTTCTAATGTGCTGAGTAATGACCAGCTAGATGCTTATGTAGTGAGCCCTTCACTTTCTCAAGACCAACTATTTAGCATTCTAGATGTTTCACCAAGTTGTGCATATATTGGTACAAATACAAAG GTTTCGGTTACTGGTACATTCTTGGTGAATAAAGAACATGTGGAAAATCACAAGTGGTCATGTATGTTTGGGGATGTTGAAGTACCAGTTGAGGTTTTGACTGATGGCACCCTACGATGCTATGCACCAGCACATCAATCAGGAAGAGTTCCATTTTATGTGACCTGTTCAAACAGGGTGGCTTGTAGTGAAGTGCGAGAATTTGAGTATCGTGATTCTGATGCTCAGTACATGGAGACTTCTCGTTCCCAAGCCAATGGTGTAAATGAAATGCATCTACATATTCGTCTTGAGAAGCTACTCACTTTGGGGCCAGATGACCATCATATGCTTGCTATAAGCAGTGGTAATGAGAAATATGAGATAATAAATGCTATAAATTCCTTAATGCTTGATGGGAAATGGTCAAATCAAGAATCTTCTTCTGTCAAGGAAGTAGTTTCCACTGCTAGGGTCCAAAGTTTAAAGAAACTGGTGAAAGAGAAGCTGCATCAATGGCTCATCTGCAAAGTAAACGATGATGGAAAGGGTCCCAATGTTTTGTGCAAGGAAGGACAGGGTGTAATTCATTTAGTAGCAGCACTGGGTTATGATTGGGCTATAAGACCGATAATGGTTGCTGGTGTAAATGTGAACTTCCGGGATGCTCATGGATGGACTGCACTCCACTGGGCTGCATCTTTGGGAAG GGAGCGAACAGTTAGTGTTCTCATGGCAAATGGAGCTGCTGCAGGAGCACTGACTGATCCAACTTCTGAGTTCCCTTCTGGAAGAAGTCCAGCCGATTTAGCTTCAGTAAATGGACACAAGGGGATTGCTGGTTTTCTCGCAGAATCTGCTTTGACAAGCCATCTGTCAGCACTTACTATTAGAGAATCAAATGATAGCACTGTAGAAGTGTGTGGGTTACCAGTTGCTGAAGATCTCACTGGCATTGATTCTGCCCAGCTCGCTGTAGAGGGTCCTCAAACTGATTCACTCGAAGGTTCTTTAAGTGCTGTTCGTAAATCCACTCAAGCTGCAGCTCGTATATTTCAAGCATTCAGGGTGGAGTCATTCCACAGAAAGAAAGTCGTGGAATACGGAGATGATGACTGTGGATTATCTGATGAACGTACactttcacttgtttctcttaaaAATGTCAAACCAGGACAACATGATACACATCTGCATTCTGCTGCTGTTCGTATACAGAACAAGTTTCGTGGATGGAAGGGAAGAAAGGAGTTTATGATCATTCGCCATAGAATTGTCAAGTTACAG GCTCATGTACGAGGACATCAAGTGAGGAAGAACTACCGGAAGGTAGTCTGGACAGTTGGTATCGTCGAGAAAGTCATACTGAGATGGAGGAGAAAGAGGCCTGGGTTACGTGGATTTCAGCCTCAGAAACAACTAGAAGGTCCATCACAAATCCAACCTGCAAAGGCCGAGGATGAATACGATTTCTTGCACGACGGCAGGAGGCAGGCCGAAGCCAGGCTACAGAGAGCACTTGCCCGGGTGCGCTCTATGTCGCAGTATCCAGAAGCAAGAGAGCAGTACAACAGGCTCACAACCTGCGTTGCTGAAATGAAACAGTCCAGG ATGATGCAGGATGAGATGCTAAGTGAGGCGGCTGGTGGTGCGGACGACTTCATGGCTGGACTGGAGGAATTGATCTGCATAGATGATGCCCCGATGTCTGCCATTTGGTGA
- the LOC136539761 gene encoding uncharacterized protein → MATTPAEEQAPGLPITTHSEEPAPGLPLPPPKGLAGDQPQPRRRRPCVLLSFAAARDRFLWGRFLSAGLRPFSVRLPSPAGTSTVVHLWAPPRPARRPVLLLHGFGASATWQWAPYLRSLLAAGLDPIVPDLLFFGASSSTVPDRSDTFQARTVKAAMDGMGVRRFAVVGVSYGGFVGYRMAAMYPEAVERVVLVSSGVCLEEGDLAAGLFPVADVGEAAELLVPRRPAEVRRLVKLTFVRPPPIMPSCFLKDYINVMGSDHLEEKTELLHALINDRKLSDLPKINQPTLIIWGEQDQVFPMELAHRLERHLGENSRLVVVKNAGHAANLEKSKEVCKSIIDFFQEPAPSASIGGKEVKLQ, encoded by the exons ATGGCCACCACCCCCGCCGAGGAACAGGCGCCTGGGCTGCCTATCACCACCCACTCCGAGGAGCCGGCGCCTGGGCTGCCTCTGCCTCCTCCCAAAGGGCTCGCCGGGGACCAGCCGCagcctcggcggcggcgcccgtGCGTGCTCCTCAGCTTCGCAGCCGCGCGTGACCGCTTCCTCTGGGGCCGGTTCCTCTCCGCAGGCCTGCGCCCCTTCTCCGTCCGCCTCCCTTCGCCGGCCGGCACCAGCACCGTCGTCCACCTCTGGGCGCCCCCGCGGCCCGCGCGGCGACCCGTGCTCCTCCTCCACGGCTTCGGCGCCTCGGCGACGTGGCAGTGGGCCCCGTACCTCCGCAGCCTCCTCGCGGCCGGCCTCGACCCCATCGTCCCGGACCTCCTCTTCTTCGGCGCCTCCTCGTCCACGGTCCCCGACCGGTCCGACACCTTCCAGGCCAGGACCGTGAAGGCCGCCATGGACGGCATGGGCGTGCGCCGGTTCGCCGTGGTCGGCGTCAGCTACGGCGGCTTCGTCGGGTACCGGATGGCCGCCATGTACCCGGAGGCCGTGGAACGGGTGGTCCTGGTGTCGTCGGGGGTGTGTCTGGAGGAGGGGGACCTCGCTGCGGGCCTGTTCCCCGTCGCCGACGTCGGGGAGGCGGCCGAGCTGCTCGTGCCCCGGCGGCCGGCGGAGGTGCGCCGGCTCGTCAAGCTGACCTTCGTCCGGCCACCGCCCATCATGCCCTCCTGCTTCCTCAAGGATTACATCAAT GTGATGGGCTCAGATCATCTTGAGGAGAAGACCGAGCTTCTACATGCTCTCATCAACGATAGGAAACTATCAGATCTTCCAAAGATAAATCAG CCAACGTTGATCATTTGGGGGGAGCAGGATCAGGTTTTTCCTATGGAGCTGGCGCATAGGTTGGAGAG GCATCTTGGGGAGAATTCTAGATTAGTAGTCGTAAAAAACGCTGGGCATGCGGCCAATCTAGAGAAGTCCAAAGAGGTGTGCAAGAGCATCATTGATTTTTTTCAGGAACCGGCTCCGAGTGCTTCAATCGGGGGAAAG GAGGTCAAGCTACAATGA
- the LOC136530594 gene encoding calmodulin-binding transcription activator 3-like isoform X1, producing MADTRKFVLPGQPPDISQILQEAQKRWLRPTEICEILSNYKLFSIAAEPPNMPRSGSLFLFDRKVLRYFRKDGHNWRKKKDGKTVKEAHEKLKAGSIDVLHCYYAHGEENENFQRRTYWLLEEDFTHIVLVHYLEVKGCKQSFNRVKEEFMQLSNVDSPSCSNSITSQNQMDPQNMEAAESPISGQISEYEDTEPADNCRASSRYHPLAEMQQLVDGVITENMLYPSASTVDSRQGYHGEMLPITDNLDSRSFSHHDIARMLDGTNIGLSDVSSTLFDSVPFNDPFANYSAGFTEPTLHSSFACLEANNLDDSSCLQTFTSEALYTNHLSQKEADALGFTGILASEVNGDRYNDGSIKHPLLKQSSLDLLTIETPGLKKHDSFSRWMSKELEEVVDLGIKSTSDAFWSSIETVKVPDGSNVLSNDQLDAYVVSPSLSQDQLFSILDVSPSCAYIGTNTKVSVTGTFLVNKEHVENHKWSCMFGDVEVPVEVLTDGTLRCYAPAHQSGRVPFYVTCSNRVACSEVREFEYRDSDAQYMETSRSQANGVNEMHLHIRLEKLLTLGPDDHHMLAISSGNEKYEIINAINSLMLDGKWSNQESSSVKEVVSTARVQSLKKLVKEKLHQWLICKVNDDGKGPNVLCKEGQGVIHLVAALGYDWAIRPIMVAGVNVNFRDAHGWTALHWAASLGRERTVSVLMANGAAAGALTDPTSEFPSGRSPADLASVNGHKGIAGFLAESALTSHLSALTIRESNDSTVEVCGLPVAEDLTGIDSAQLAVEGPQTDSLEGSLSAVRKSTQAAARIFQAFRVESFHRKKVVEYGDDDCGLSDERTLSLVSLKNVKPGQHDTHLHSAAVRIQNKFRGWKGRKEFMIIRHRIVKLQAHVRGHQVRKNYRKVVWTVGIVEKVILRWRRKRPGLRGFQPQKQLEGPSQIQPAKAEDEYDFLHDGRRQAEARLQRALARVRSMSQYPEAREQYNRLTTCVAEMKQSRMMQDEMLSEAAGGADDFMAGLEELICIDDAPMSAIW from the exons ATGGCGGACACCCGCAAATTCGTGCTGCCCGGCCAGCCCCCAG ACATCTCGCAGATATTGCAGGAGGCTCAGAAGCGGTGGCTGCGGCCCACCGAAATCTGCGAGATATTGTCCAACTACAAGCTCTTCTCCATCGCGGCCGAGCCGCCCAACATGCCCAGGA GTGGCTCCCTTTTTCTATTTGATCGCAAAGTACTGAGGTACTTCAGAAAGGATGGCCACAACTGGAGAAAGAAAAAGGATGGGAAGACTGTCAAAGAAGCTCATGAGAAACTGAAA GCTGGCAGCATTGATGTACTCCATTGCTACTATGCCCATGGAGAGGAGAATGAAAACTTTCAAAGGCGAACATATTGGCTGTTGGAAGA GGATTTCACTCATATTGTTCTTGTACATTACCTAGAAGTCAAG GGATGCAAGCAAAGTTTCAATCGTGTGAAAGAAGAATTTATGCAGTTATCCAATGTTGATAGTCCTTCATGTTCAAATTCTATCACTAGTCAGAACCAGATGGACCCACAAAATATGGAGGCTGCTGAAAGCCCAATAAGCGGACAGATTTCAGAATATGAAGACACTGAACCAG CAGATAATTGCCGAGCAAGCTCCAGATACCACCCTCTCGCTGAGATGCAGCAGCTTGTGGATGGAGTCATAACAGAAAACATGTTATACCCTTCCGCTTCAACTGTTGATAGTAGACAAG GTTATCATGGTGAAATGCTGCCAATAACAGATAACTTAGATAGCCGTTCATTTTCTCACCACGACATAGCTAGAATGCTCGATGGCACCAACATTGGGCTAAGCGATGTTTCCAGCACTCTGTTTGATTCAGTGCCATTCAACGACCCCTTTGCAAATTATTCAGCTGGGTTCACAGAGCCAACACTCCATTCTTCATTTGCCTGCTTAGAGGCTAACAATCTGGACGATAGCTCTTGTTTGCAGACATTTACATCTGAGGCTCTATACACTAACCACCTCAGCCAGAAGGAAGCTGATGCACTGGGTTTCACTGGCATATTGGCATCAGAG GTGAACGGAGATAGATATAATGATGGTAGCATCAAACATCCACTCTTGAAGCAGTCATCATTGGATCTATTGACGATTGAGACTCCTGGTTTGAAGAAACATGACAGCTTTTCAAGATGGATGAGTAAAGAACTTGAAGAAGTGGTTGATTTGGGTATTAAATCCACTTCTGATGCTTTCTGGAGTAGCATTGAGACAGTGAAGGTGCCTGATGGTTCTAATGTGCTGAGTAATGACCAGCTAGATGCTTATGTAGTGAGCCCTTCACTTTCTCAAGACCAACTATTTAGCATTCTAGATGTTTCACCAAGTTGTGCATATATTGGTACAAATACAAAG GTTTCGGTTACTGGTACATTCTTGGTGAATAAAGAACATGTGGAAAATCACAAGTGGTCATGTATGTTTGGGGATGTTGAAGTACCAGTTGAGGTTTTGACTGATGGCACCCTACGATGCTATGCACCAGCACATCAATCAGGAAGAGTTCCATTTTATGTGACCTGTTCAAACAGGGTGGCTTGTAGTGAAGTGCGAGAATTTGAGTATCGTGATTCTGATGCTCAGTACATGGAGACTTCTCGTTCCCAAGCCAATGGTGTAAATGAAATGCATCTACATATTCGTCTTGAGAAGCTACTCACTTTGGGGCCAGATGACCATCATATGCTTGCTATAAGCAGTGGTAATGAGAAATATGAGATAATAAATGCTATAAATTCCTTAATGCTTGATGGGAAATGGTCAAATCAAGAATCTTCTTCTGTCAAGGAAGTAGTTTCCACTGCTAGGGTCCAAAGTTTAAAGAAACTGGTGAAAGAGAAGCTGCATCAATGGCTCATCTGCAAAGTAAACGATGATGGAAAGGGTCCCAATGTTTTGTGCAAGGAAGGACAGGGTGTAATTCATTTAGTAGCAGCACTGGGTTATGATTGGGCTATAAGACCGATAATGGTTGCTGGTGTAAATGTGAACTTCCGGGATGCTCATGGATGGACTGCACTCCACTGGGCTGCATCTTTGGGAAG GGAGCGAACAGTTAGTGTTCTCATGGCAAATGGAGCTGCTGCAGGAGCACTGACTGATCCAACTTCTGAGTTCCCTTCTGGAAGAAGTCCAGCCGATTTAGCTTCAGTAAATGGACACAAGGGGATTGCTGGTTTTCTCGCAGAATCTGCTTTGACAAGCCATCTGTCAGCACTTACTATTAGAGAATCAAATGATAGCACTGTAGAAGTGTGTGGGTTACCAGTTGCTGAAGATCTCACTGGCATTGATTCTGCCCAGCTCGCTGTAGAGGGTCCTCAAACTGATTCACTCGAAGGTTCTTTAAGTGCTGTTCGTAAATCCACTCAAGCTGCAGCTCGTATATTTCAAGCATTCAGGGTGGAGTCATTCCACAGAAAGAAAGTCGTGGAATACGGAGATGATGACTGTGGATTATCTGATGAACGTACactttcacttgtttctcttaaaAATGTCAAACCAGGACAACATGATACACATCTGCATTCTGCTGCTGTTCGTATACAGAACAAGTTTCGTGGATGGAAGGGAAGAAAGGAGTTTATGATCATTCGCCATAGAATTGTCAAGTTACAG GCTCATGTACGAGGACATCAAGTGAGGAAGAACTACCGGAAGGTAGTCTGGACAGTTGGTATCGTCGAGAAAGTCATACTGAGATGGAGGAGAAAGAGGCCTGGGTTACGTGGATTTCAGCCTCAGAAACAACTAGAAGGTCCATCACAAATCCAACCTGCAAAGGCCGAGGATGAATACGATTTCTTGCACGACGGCAGGAGGCAGGCCGAAGCCAGGCTACAGAGAGCACTTGCCCGGGTGCGCTCTATGTCGCAGTATCCAGAAGCAAGAGAGCAGTACAACAGGCTCACAACCTGCGTTGCTGAAATGAAACAGTCCAGG ATGATGCAGGATGAGATGCTAAGTGAGGCGGCTGGTGGTGCGGACGACTTCATGGCTGGACTGGAGGAATTGATCTGCATAGATGATGCCCCGATGTCTGCCATTTGGTGA
- the LOC136539762 gene encoding WAT1-related protein At3g45870-like, with amino-acid sequence MRRDRPWPRCRTPNAWFLHAAGHSHAIDRWPKAKSFLSVAPDSQEARPQQGATRGIFFLAKSRCECRRAVEMGDESNEREATLLQRFSWQLCSNTAWRAHAGIVLVQLAFSGYHVLTKAVLNAGMNQVVFCVYRDLVALAILAPVAFLRERRVRPPVTPQLLACFAVLGFTGLFVNPLLFLVGLRYTNASYAAAFEPSVPVFAFLLAVIAGVEAINIFSKDGILKVIGTAVCVSGALLMALYRGSSLIGLGGATASSASENATTIPAQWLTSTVLELGALCLIGHCFLVGAYLVIQVSVIKSYPASLSLTAYSYFFATIFMVFTGVVAANGLHEWALTKTEIVAVLYAGIVASCMSYALMTWANKILGPSLVALYNPLQPAFSTVLSTIFLGAPVYAGSIIGGFFIIAGLYLVTWARYNEAQRATTDDYLDPLLVGHPRITKTQESSFMDP; translated from the exons ATGCGGCGGGACAGGCCCTGGCCTCGCTGCAGGACACCAAACGCCTGGTTTCTGCATGCCGCTGGCCACAGTCACGCCATTGATCGCTGGCCGAAAGCAAAAAG CTTTTTATCGGTGGCCCCCGACTCCCAAGAGGCAAGACCGCAACAGGGTGCAACACGGGGGATTTTTTTTTTAGCCAAATCAAGGTGTGAGTGCAGACGTGCAGTGGAGATGGGAGACGAGAGCAACGAGCGGGAGGCGACTCTGCTCCAAAGGTTCTCGTGGCAGCTGTGCTCCAACACGGCATGGCGGGCGCACGCCGGGATTGTCCTCGTCCAGCTCGCCTTCAGCGGCTACCACGTCCTCACCAAGGCCGTCCTGAACGCGGGCATGAACCAGGTCGTCTTCTGCGTCTACCGCGACCTCGTCGCGCTCGCCATCCTCGCCCCCGTCGCCTTCCTCCGCGAGAG AAGGGTGAGGCCTCCGGTGACCCCTCAGCTCCTCGCATGCTTCGCTGTTCTCGGCTTCACTGG GCTCTTCGTGAACCCGCTCCTCTTCCTCGTCGGCCTCCGCTACACCAACGCTTCTTACGCCGCGGCGTTCGAGCCATCTGTGCCAGTCTTCGCGTTTCTCTTGGCTGTGATTGCCGG CGTTGAAGCGATCAACATCTTCAGCAAGGACGGCATCCTCAAAGTCATCGGCACAGCCGTATGCGTCTCCGGTGCCCTTCTGATGGCTCTGTACAGAGGCTCGTCCTTGATTGGCCTGGGAGGCGCCACTGCATCATCAGCAAGTGAAAATGCCACCACCATTCCTGCTCAGTGGCTGACATCTACCGTGCTCGAGCTTGGTGCCTTGTGCCTTATAGGACACTGTTTCTTGGTGGGTGCTTATCTAGTCATACAG gttTCTGTGATTAAAAGCTATCCTGCAAGCTTATCCTTGACAGCTTATTCCTATTTTTTTGCCACCATCTTTATGGTGTTCACGGGAGTAGTTGCAGCCAATGGGCTCCATGAGTGGGCACTGACAAAAACGGAGATCGTAGCTGTTCTATACGCT GGAATTGTTGCATCTTGTATGAGCTATGCACTCATGACATGGGCAAACAAAATTCTTGGACCTTCGCTGGTTGCCCTCTATAATCCACTCCAACCAGCTTTTTCTACCGTCCTCTCAACTATTTTTCTTGGTGCGCCAGTTTACGCCGGAAG CATTATTGGGGGATTTTTCATAATTGCTGGCCTATATCTAGTTACATGGGCTCGCTACAATGAAGCGCAACGAGCAACGACGGATGATTATTTGGACCCTCTTCTTGTGGGTCATCCAAGAATCACTAAGACACAAGAAAGTTCTTTCATGGATCCTTAA